The Deltaproteobacteria bacterium genome includes a region encoding these proteins:
- the dctP gene encoding TRAP transporter substrate-binding protein DctP, with the protein MKIQVFIIIGLLILFIMPPDLCGAVKRKEYTFITFDYERMPTSNVIDKIIIPYMKELTGNKYNFNILYTGNTYDDKFIFHIFKNKKVKVTRDEKRIVKYIDGGFLGSEMMIKFCPDISVLTLPFIFNSYDEIRYICNILREDFNSEMLKNGFFMPFIVDQGFEQIYSNIRPVNSLSAFRSLKFGSYQGPIEKMALENIGIQHIKEIQRFEIGSTIRSGEMNAGIGQCLHFGLEFISVIHYYSMTNFRVMPAGAVVYTSVWNSMDPFLRNTIIQNQKIIEDRYCNAIHDAIRKKMESMEKYGLKKVEFRKEELLKVKEITKPVWNNMAGKLYSKFILGKLLNALSEYRLRVAKS; encoded by the coding sequence ATGAAAATACAGGTTTTTATAATAATCGGTTTGCTGATACTGTTTATTATGCCACCTGACTTATGCGGAGCTGTTAAGAGGAAAGAATATACTTTCATCACTTTCGATTATGAGAGAATGCCAACTTCCAATGTAATTGATAAAATAATCATACCATATATGAAAGAGTTAACTGGTAATAAATATAATTTTAATATTTTATACACTGGTAATACGTATGATGATAAATTTATTTTTCATATTTTTAAAAATAAAAAAGTGAAAGTAACACGTGATGAAAAAAGAATTGTAAAATATATTGATGGCGGCTTTCTTGGTAGCGAGATGATGATAAAATTTTGTCCTGATATATCTGTTCTTACACTTCCATTTATTTTTAATTCTTATGATGAAATAAGATATATATGTAATATATTACGAGAAGATTTTAACAGTGAGATGTTGAAAAATGGATTTTTTATGCCATTTATTGTTGATCAAGGCTTTGAGCAAATATATTCAAATATTAGGCCTGTCAATAGTTTATCTGCATTTCGTAGTTTAAAATTTGGAAGTTACCAAGGCCCAATAGAAAAAATGGCATTGGAAAATATTGGTATTCAACATATTAAAGAAATTCAACGTTTTGAAATCGGATCAACGATTAGATCAGGCGAAATGAATGCCGGTATTGGCCAATGCCTGCATTTTGGTCTAGAATTTATTTCTGTAATACATTATTACAGCATGACAAATTTTCGAGTTATGCCTGCCGGAGCGGTGGTTTATACATCAGTATGGAACTCCATGGATCCTTTCCTCAGAAACACTATTATACAAAATCAAAAAATTATAGAAGACAGATATTGTAATGCGATACATGATGCAATAAGAAAAAAAATGGAAAGCATGGAAAAGTATGGTTTAAAAAAGGTCGAATTCAGAAAGGAAGAACTGTTAAAAGTAAAGGAAATAACCAAGCCTGTCTGGAACAACATGGCTGGCAAACTTTACTCAAAATTCATTTTGGGCAAACTTCTTAATGCATTATCCGAATACAGGCTGAGAGTTGCCAAATCGTAA
- a CDS encoding GNAT family N-acetyltransferase, translated as MVPEMSQKCPALSIGPWRPGVIGRITALHSTYYHEHWGFDLSFEIQVAGELAAFMDNFDPKRDYFGAAFSGGDFAGAVAVDGKDAQGQGARLRWFIVDPKFQGRGLGRELLKEAVSFCDRAGHDKMFLMTFRGLDAARRLYEKAGFTLAEEEAVGQWGNEIIEQKFTRLRPKGYSP; from the coding sequence ATGGTGCCCGAAATGTCCCAAAAATGTCCCGCTTTGTCCATAGGCCCGTGGCGGCCCGGCGTCATAGGGCGCATAACCGCCCTTCACTCCACCTATTACCACGAACACTGGGGCTTCGACCTTTCCTTTGAAATCCAGGTGGCGGGCGAGCTTGCCGCATTTATGGACAATTTTGACCCGAAACGGGACTATTTTGGCGCGGCCTTTTCGGGAGGGGACTTCGCCGGGGCCGTGGCCGTTGACGGAAAGGACGCGCAAGGGCAGGGCGCTCGCCTTCGCTGGTTCATAGTGGACCCGAAGTTCCAGGGCCGGGGCCTTGGGCGCGAGCTTTTGAAGGAGGCTGTCTCCTTCTGCGACCGGGCAGGTCACGACAAAATGTTTCTCATGACCTTCAGGGGCCTGGACGCGGCCCGGCGGCTCTACGAGAAGGCGGGTTTTACGCTGGCGGAGGAGGAGGCCGTGGGCCAGTGGGGAAACGAGATCATCGAGCAGAAGTTCACAAGGCTCCGTCCGAAGGGATACTCGCCATGA
- a CDS encoding 30S ribosomal protein S18 translates to MPAPSRGGRTVKKRKRVFHRRKVCRFCADKTLAISYKDPRSLKHFVTERGKIIPRRISGTCAKHQRTLTTAIMRARSIALMPYVGTAPE, encoded by the coding sequence ATGCCAGCACCATCACGCGGCGGACGCACGGTAAAAAAGCGCAAGAGGGTTTTTCATCGCAGGAAGGTCTGCCGCTTCTGCGCGGACAAGACCCTTGCCATCAGCTACAAGGACCCCCGCTCCCTCAAGCACTTCGTAACCGAGCGCGGCAAGATAATCCCCAGGCGCATTTCAGGTACCTGCGCCAAGCATCAGCGGACCCTCACCACGGCCATCATGAGGGCGCGGTCCATAGCCCTGATGCCCTATGTCGGCACCGCCCCGGAGTAG
- a CDS encoding 50S ribosomal protein L9, producing MKVILTENIETLGIIGKEVNVADGYARNFLFPKRLAVIANDANMKALERKRIRYEAKVAKDRSFAQDLAAKLSSVTCVIAGKVHEDKRLYGSVAVKDIVEKLAEMGFELSKSTVRLEEPIKALGTYKVPIKLFADVKTEITVEVVPQD from the coding sequence ATGAAGGTCATTCTTACCGAAAACATAGAAACCCTGGGAATCATAGGCAAGGAAGTGAACGTGGCCGACGGCTACGCCCGAAACTTCCTGTTCCCCAAAAGGCTTGCGGTCATCGCCAACGACGCCAATATGAAGGCCCTGGAAAGAAAGCGCATCCGCTACGAGGCCAAGGTGGCCAAGGACCGCTCCTTCGCCCAGGACCTCGCCGCCAAACTTTCCTCCGTCACCTGCGTGATCGCGGGCAAGGTCCACGAGGACAAGCGCCTGTACGGCTCCGTGGCGGTGAAGGACATCGTGGAAAAACTGGCGGAAATGGGCTTTGAGCTTTCCAAGAGCACCGTGCGCCTGGAAGAGCCCATAAAGGCCCTTGGAACCTACAAGGTGCCCATAAAGCTCTTCGCCGATGTGAAAACCGAAATCACCGTGGAAGTGGTCCCCCAGGACTGA
- the rpsF gene encoding 30S ribosomal protein S6: MRRYETIFIADPDVSEEERKSLVAKFTGIMETQEAYIVAVEDWGAKKLAYEVNRKKRGYYILMDYCAKGNLVHELERVMRIDDRILRYLTVQLADDISVESLKQQLADEAAEKEKKAQAIQQERARREADSFRSGDSGDSDEGDLGDSQEEAE, encoded by the coding sequence ATGAGACGTTACGAAACCATTTTCATCGCGGATCCCGATGTTTCCGAGGAGGAGCGCAAGAGCCTCGTCGCGAAATTCACGGGAATCATGGAGACCCAGGAAGCCTACATCGTAGCGGTGGAGGACTGGGGCGCAAAGAAGCTGGCCTACGAGGTCAATCGCAAAAAGCGCGGATATTACATCCTGATGGATTACTGCGCCAAGGGCAACCTCGTGCATGAACTCGAACGCGTCATGCGCATCGACGACCGCATTCTCCGCTACCTCACGGTGCAGCTGGCCGACGACATCAGCGTGGAATCCTTGAAGCAACAGCTGGCCGACGAAGCCGCCGAAAAGGAAAAGAAGGCCCAGGCCATCCAGCAGGAGAGGGCCAGGCGCGAAGCCGACTCTTTCCGGTCCGGGGATTCCGGCGATTCCGACGAGGGAGACCTTGGCGATTCCCAGGAAGAAGCCGAATAA
- a CDS encoding alpha/beta hydrolase, whose protein sequence is MSNDEIASVPFRQGAASVEGAELVYMEWGQEGPPLLLLHATGFSPHLWHPLARELSKKFRVIAPYFCAHRECDPYDGGLPWPTLAQDVTSLCRSLDLKRPFVAGHSMGGTVAVIAAAACGLNPSAIILIEPIFLPQILYTAPLSVEHHPLASKSINRRNHWESAADAKAYLRGKALFANWDDEMLDLYVSYGMEGAPEGGITLACHPKREAGLFMGGMRLDPWPLLEKVSAPVLVVEGGTSGNRAYIDLKKATSMFPDAQYLEVPGAGHLVPMEKPSETTRIMTDFFTGAAR, encoded by the coding sequence ATGTCAAACGATGAAATTGCGTCCGTGCCCTTCCGCCAGGGCGCGGCTTCGGTGGAAGGGGCGGAACTCGTATACATGGAATGGGGCCAGGAAGGCCCTCCGCTTTTGCTTCTTCATGCAACGGGTTTTTCGCCCCACCTGTGGCACCCGCTGGCAAGGGAGCTTTCAAAAAAATTCCGGGTGATCGCGCCGTATTTCTGCGCACACAGGGAATGCGACCCCTATGACGGCGGCCTTCCCTGGCCGACGCTTGCCCAGGACGTCACGTCCCTTTGCCGGTCCCTCGATCTGAAACGCCCCTTCGTCGCCGGGCACAGCATGGGCGGCACCGTGGCGGTGATCGCGGCTGCGGCCTGCGGCCTCAATCCTTCGGCCATAATCCTCATCGAGCCCATATTTTTGCCGCAGATTCTCTACACGGCCCCCTTGTCCGTGGAGCACCATCCGCTTGCCTCCAAGTCCATCAACCGCCGCAACCACTGGGAAAGCGCGGCGGATGCCAAGGCATATCTGCGGGGCAAGGCCCTTTTCGCCAACTGGGACGACGAGATGCTTGACCTCTACGTTTCATACGGCATGGAGGGCGCGCCCGAAGGCGGAATAACCCTGGCCTGCCACCCCAAGCGCGAGGCGGGGCTTTTCATGGGCGGAATGCGCCTCGACCCCTGGCCGCTCCTGGAAAAGGTGTCGGCCCCGGTGTTGGTTGTGGAGGGCGGAACCAGCGGCAACCGGGCCTACATCGATCTGAAAAAGGCGACTTCCATGTTCCCTGACGCGCAGTACCTGGAAGTCCCCGGCGCGGGGCACTTGGTGCCCATGGAAAAGCCTTCGGAAACCACCCGCATCATGACGGACTTTTTCACCGGGGCGGCCCGGTGA